A DNA window from Streptomyces canus contains the following coding sequences:
- a CDS encoding nucleoside deaminase: MPYAPETPQDHDFLTQAIDLSRHALEDEGKTPFGAIVVIDGEVVATGTSSVVELRDPTAHAEVMALRAAGTKLGRHLMEDAVMYSSSEPCPMCLTACYWARIPRLVYAATSHDVGVNGFEDLQFYRELALPNAERTLLAETSAGGEAREIAASALAGWADKLPFPVEPKL, translated from the coding sequence GTGCCCTACGCTCCCGAGACCCCTCAGGACCACGACTTCCTCACCCAGGCCATCGATCTGTCCCGCCACGCCCTTGAGGACGAGGGCAAGACCCCGTTCGGCGCGATCGTCGTCATCGACGGCGAAGTCGTGGCCACGGGTACCAGTTCGGTCGTCGAGCTCCGCGATCCCACGGCACACGCCGAGGTCATGGCCCTGCGTGCCGCCGGTACGAAGCTCGGGCGCCATCTGATGGAAGACGCTGTGATGTACTCGAGCAGCGAACCGTGCCCCATGTGCCTGACCGCCTGCTACTGGGCGCGCATCCCTCGTCTCGTGTATGCCGCCACCAGTCACGACGTCGGTGTCAACGGCTTCGAGGACCTCCAGTTCTACCGCGAACTCGCCCTCCCCAACGCCGAACGGACCCTCCTGGCGGAGACCTCCGCAGGTGGTGAAGCCCGTGAGATCGCAGCCTCGGCCCTCGCCGGCTGGGCGGACAAGCTGCCTTTCCCCGTTGAGCCGAAGCTCTGA
- a CDS encoding class I SAM-dependent methyltransferase, with translation MPNPDSQIPYWDAAATTKTFTHPLHLPWLGGLDRHAAILDYGCGYGRVMSDLAQYGFENLTGVDTSPEMISRARREHPTLRFTTPDELPRSPASFDAALLFAVLTCIPADEAQHCLITGLHRLLRPGGTLYISDLLLQPDERNRRRYDRDADAHGTYGVFSTSDGAICRHHSRERLSTLLADFEITESRTITVPTMNGHAAAGIQILASKPSVT, from the coding sequence ATGCCCAACCCGGACAGTCAGATCCCCTATTGGGACGCCGCCGCGACCACGAAGACCTTCACTCATCCCCTCCACCTGCCCTGGCTGGGCGGCCTGGACAGACACGCCGCGATCCTCGACTACGGCTGCGGATACGGCCGTGTCATGTCCGACCTCGCTCAGTACGGCTTCGAGAACCTCACGGGTGTGGACACGTCGCCGGAAATGATCAGTCGGGCCCGCCGCGAACACCCCACTCTGCGCTTCACGACCCCCGACGAGCTCCCCCGTTCACCGGCGTCCTTCGATGCGGCCCTGCTCTTCGCCGTACTGACGTGCATCCCCGCCGACGAAGCCCAACACTGCCTGATCACCGGCCTGCACCGCCTCCTGCGGCCGGGCGGCACCCTCTACATCAGCGACCTCCTCCTCCAGCCTGACGAACGCAACCGCCGCCGCTACGACCGTGATGCCGACGCTCATGGCACTTACGGCGTGTTCAGCACGAGCGACGGGGCGATCTGCCGCCACCACTCCCGCGAACGGCTCTCCACTCTGCTTGCCGACTTCGAGATCACCGAAAGCCGGACCATCACGGTGCCGACGATGAACGGGCATGCGGCGGCGGGAATCCAGATCCTCGCGAGCAAGCCCTCGGTCACCTGA
- a CDS encoding BtrH N-terminal domain-containing protein, with protein sequence MSTVEGIDARGMRHCETTALGVLLRHQGVDLSEPMLFGLGRGLSFVYWDSKSMGFPFLGGRVRPFELTRNLAGALGLDLRVQETASPRKGWANVVAAVDAGRPVGLQLDSYHLNYFRSKVHFGGHVVALYGYDDQVAYLVDTEQQGGAVSTGLGGLAQARAARGPMTARHRSFTLTAPQDLPAARERIVPAITACAEAFLNPPIANLGHRGIEKSGKLVRTWLQRADDPRRDLTQAALLMDKAGTGGALFRNLYRDFLAECAQVLEPSPQLRTGHRLYAEAAALWTEVAALITRAGESGDEQYLVRAGTALHELSRIEREAMETLSRLEA encoded by the coding sequence GTGAGCACAGTAGAGGGCATCGACGCCCGCGGTATGCGGCACTGTGAGACGACTGCTCTGGGAGTGCTGTTGCGGCATCAGGGGGTTGATCTGTCCGAGCCCATGCTGTTCGGTCTCGGTCGTGGGCTGTCCTTCGTCTACTGGGACAGCAAGAGCATGGGGTTCCCTTTTCTCGGGGGGCGGGTCAGGCCGTTCGAGCTCACCAGGAATCTGGCCGGCGCCCTTGGGCTGGATCTTCGGGTGCAGGAGACCGCCTCTCCTCGGAAGGGGTGGGCGAACGTGGTGGCCGCCGTCGACGCCGGGCGTCCCGTGGGGCTACAGCTCGACAGTTACCACCTGAACTACTTCAGGTCGAAGGTGCACTTCGGTGGTCATGTCGTCGCCCTGTACGGCTACGACGACCAGGTCGCCTACCTCGTGGACACCGAGCAGCAGGGCGGAGCGGTGTCCACCGGTCTGGGCGGCCTTGCTCAGGCCCGGGCCGCGCGTGGACCCATGACCGCCAGGCACCGGTCCTTCACCCTCACCGCTCCCCAGGACCTGCCCGCGGCTCGCGAGAGGATCGTTCCCGCCATCACCGCCTGCGCCGAGGCTTTTCTCAACCCGCCCATCGCCAACCTGGGTCATCGCGGCATCGAGAAGAGCGGCAAGCTGGTGCGCACCTGGCTCCAGCGGGCCGACGACCCGCGGCGGGACCTGACGCAGGCCGCCCTTCTGATGGATAAGGCCGGTACCGGCGGCGCCCTGTTCCGCAATCTCTACCGCGACTTCCTCGCCGAATGCGCCCAAGTGCTGGAGCCGAGTCCCCAGTTGCGCACCGGCCACCGGCTGTACGCCGAGGCCGCCGCGCTGTGGACGGAGGTCGCCGCGCTGATCACCCGAGCCGGGGAGTCGGGCGATGAGCAGTACCTCGTACGGGCGGGCACCGCCCTCCACGAGCTGTCACGCATCGAACGCGAGGCCATGGAGACGCTGAGCCGCCTGGAGGCGTGA
- a CDS encoding NUDIX domain-containing protein, whose protein sequence is MPGYWAPLSGTVEAGETQAEALVREVAEEVGLRVVPGAKVWESETHDKRFRLHWWTAEAEAGDVVVDPGEVSAVRWVTAAEFAGLHPVFAEDLVFFDRVLPEL, encoded by the coding sequence ATGCCCGGGTACTGGGCGCCGCTCAGCGGGACCGTCGAGGCCGGGGAGACGCAGGCCGAGGCGCTCGTGCGGGAGGTGGCGGAGGAGGTCGGGCTGCGGGTGGTGCCGGGGGCCAAGGTGTGGGAATCCGAGACCCATGACAAGAGGTTCCGGCTGCACTGGTGGACCGCGGAGGCCGAGGCGGGGGACGTGGTCGTGGACCCCGGTGAGGTGAGTGCCGTGCGCTGGGTCACAGCAGCAGAGTTCGCCGGGCTGCATCCTGTCTTCGCGGAGGACCTGGTCTTCTTCGACCGCGTACTGCCGGAGCTCTGA
- a CDS encoding zinc-ribbon domain-containing protein, with amino-acid sequence MLILFGTKGYLYQLAILTLVCGRCGNPAAHTLRKRVTKFTLFFVPLFPISTKYATQCTFCGAESKVSAEEAEQLQTQATAGGGAGGQVRGGQAPQQPYHQ; translated from the coding sequence ATGCTCATTCTCTTTGGCACCAAGGGATACCTGTACCAGCTCGCGATACTCACCCTGGTGTGCGGGCGCTGCGGGAACCCGGCCGCGCACACCCTGCGCAAGCGCGTCACGAAGTTCACGCTGTTCTTCGTGCCGCTGTTCCCGATCTCCACGAAGTACGCGACGCAGTGCACGTTCTGCGGTGCGGAGAGCAAGGTGAGCGCGGAGGAGGCGGAGCAGCTTCAGACGCAGGCCACCGCCGGTGGCGGGGCCGGGGGTCAGGTGCGGGGCGGACAGGCCCCGCAGCAGCCGTACCACCAGTAA